One region of Baekduia soli genomic DNA includes:
- a CDS encoding peroxiredoxin, with amino-acid sequence MALTIGDTAPDFEADTTEGRIAFHDWIGDGWAVLFSHPRNFTPVCTTELGYMASIKPEFDKRGTKIIGLSVDPLDNHEKWAQDIAETQGTAPNYPLISDTDHNVAKLYGMLPADVEGDPTARTPAQNQTLRNVFVIGPDKKVKLVLIYPMTTGRNFDEVLRVLDSLQLTAKHAVATPAQWQPGDDVIIAGSVSDDAAKEKYPDGWDAPRPWLRIVPSPN; translated from the coding sequence ATGGCGCTCACCATCGGCGACACCGCCCCGGACTTCGAGGCCGACACCACCGAGGGCCGCATCGCGTTCCACGACTGGATCGGCGACGGCTGGGCCGTCCTGTTCTCGCACCCGCGCAACTTCACCCCGGTCTGCACGACGGAGCTGGGCTACATGGCCAGCATCAAGCCCGAGTTCGACAAGCGCGGGACGAAGATCATCGGCCTGTCGGTCGACCCGCTCGACAACCACGAGAAGTGGGCCCAGGACATCGCCGAGACCCAGGGCACGGCGCCGAACTACCCGCTCATCTCCGACACCGACCACAACGTCGCCAAGCTGTACGGCATGCTGCCGGCCGACGTCGAGGGCGACCCGACGGCGCGCACGCCGGCCCAGAACCAGACGCTGCGCAACGTCTTCGTGATCGGACCCGACAAGAAGGTCAAGCTCGTGCTCATCTACCCGATGACGACCGGGCGCAACTTCGACGAGGTGCTGCGCGTCCTGGACTCGCTTCAGCTCACCGCCAAGCACGCCGTGGCCACCCCCGCCCAGTGGCAGCCCGGCGACGACGTGATCATCGCCGGCTCGGTCAGCGACGACGCGGCCAAGGAGAAGTACCCCGACGGCTGGGACGCCCCCCGGCCGTGGCTGCGCATCGTCCCGTCGCCGAACTAG